The Pseudomonas pergaminensis nucleotide sequence CCTGTTTGTGTTCGGTAACGTGGTGCCGCATCGCACGGTGTGCATCGCCAAGAAAAGCCTGAAATGGGTGCCGCTGTTCGGCCAGTTGTTCTGGCTGGCGGGCAATGTGCTGATCGACCGGGGCAATGCGCACCAGGCACGCCGCGCGATGCTCACCACCACCCGCACGTTGCAGCATGAGGACACGTCGATCTGGGTGTTCCCGGAGGGCACGCGCAACCTGGGTAAAGGGTTGCTGCCGTTCAAGAAAGGCGCGTTCCATATGGCGATTGCGGCCGGTGTGCCGATCGTGCAGGTGTGTGTCAGTAACTACGTGACACACATGCAGCTCAATCGCTGGAACAGTGGGGATGTGCTCATACGGTCGTTGCCGCCGATTCCTACGACAGGCCTGACTTCGGATGACATCCCGGCGTTGATGCAGGCGTGTCATGTGCAGATGGATGAATGCATCGCGCAGATGGACCGCGAGTTGCGAGCTGTCTGAACATTCTGGGGGCGCTTCGCACCCCGGCGCGAGCAAGCTCGCTCACCACAAAAAAGCTTGGCGCTACGACGGAACGCCATTCAGGCTAAGCTGCCCAACATCTGTCCTCCCAATAAGAAGCGATCAGCACCATGGGTAGAGTTGTTGCGGCCGCCGTCTACAGCGCCGGTAAGAAAGTCACTGATATCACCCTTGATGAAGGCGCGGCCTGGGCCGCCAAACCCGACCACTTTGTGTGGATCGGCCTGGAAGAACCCGATGCCCAGGAGCTGGCCAACCTGCAACGCCAGTTCAACCTGCATGAATTGGCCATTGAAGACGCCCTGGAAAAACACAGCCGCCCCAAACTGGAAACCTTCGGCGATGCGCTGTTTATCGTTACCTACTCACCGGTGCGCGAGAACGGCAAGCTGGAGTTCATCGAAACCCATATCTTTGCCGGCAACGGCTACATCATCACCGCACGTAACGGTCACTCGGCGTCCTACGGCTTTGTGCGCCAGCGCTGTGAGGCGCGGCCGCTGTTGCTGGAGCATGGGGAAGATTTTGTACTTTATGCGCTGCTGGATTTCGTCACCGAGAACTACCAGCCGGTGAGCGAAGCGATCCATGCCGAGATCGATGAGCTGGAGCGCAATGTTCTGTGCAGTTCGTTGAGCGAGCGCGATATCCAGAAGATCCACGGCCTGCGCCGCGACGTGCTGCGGCTCAAGCGTTATGTGGCGCCGATGGTGGAGATCAGCCAGGAGCTGCAGAAGCTCAGCTTTCCGTTTATCGACAAGAACATGCGTCCGTATTTCCGCGACGTGCAGATTCACGTGACGCGCCAGATGGAAGACCTCACTACCCTGCGCGATATCGCCAGCCAGACCATCGAGATCGGTGTGTTACTGGAGGCTTCGCGCCAGAGCGTGGTGCAGCGCAAGTTCGCCGCGTGGGCAGCGATACTCGCCTTCCCCACCGCGGTGGCGGGGATCTACGGGATGAACTTCCAGAACATGCCCGAGCTGCAATGGCACTACGGCTATTTTGCGGTGCTCGGGTTTATTGCGGCGGGCTGCACGGGTTTGTGGGCGAGTTTCAAGCGTTCGGGTTGGCTTTAAACCCGGGCCTCGGGCTTGTGTGCCACAAAACGCATCATCCATTCCGCCACGGTTGCACCGTGGTGGTCACGCTCCAGGCTGGCGACGCCGTTGGTGTAGACCTTTTCGCCCAAGGTTGTCTGAAGGATCTCCAGCAACTCGCGGGAATAGTCGTGGATAAATTCCGGGTGGCCCTGGAAGCACAGCACCTGGTCGCCGATGTGGTACGCCGCAAACGGGCAGAACGCGCTGGATGCAATCACCGTGGCGTTCTCCGGCAACGTGGTCACCTGGTCCTGGTGGCTGATCAACAGCGTCAGCTCTTCCACTTCCGGGCTCATCCACGGCGCCTTGGCATCGAGCTTGTAGTCGTGAATGCCCATACCCCAGCCCTGGCCGGCGCGTTCGGTCTTGCCACCCAGCAGCAGTGCCAGCAACTGGTGGCCGAAGCAAATGCCGAGCAGCTTGTCGCCGCGCTCGTAACGTTCGAGCAGGTAGGTCTTGAGGGTCTGGATCCATGGGTCGGTGCCGAAGGAGTCGGCCTTGCTGCCGGTCACCAAGTAAGCGTCGAACACTTCGTCGTCGGACGGGTATTCACCGTTCACCACGTTATAGACAACAAACTCGGCGGGAATCGGTTGCTTGGAGAACAGGCGCTTGAACATCTGCCCGTAGCCTTGGTATTGATCGATCAAGCCTGGACGCAGGATATCGGTTTCCAGGATACAGACGCGTAGCGACATAAAAAATACCTGACACGGTGATGGGAATAATGCACACCCCAGAGCCTGCCTTGAAATACCCCTTCAAGGCAAGCCCCTCCTGCTTCACCGGAACACGTCACCTTGCGCCGCTTTCTCCAGCAACAATGCCGGTGGCGTGAAACGTTCGCCATATTGCTCGGCCAGGTAACGAGCGCGGGCGATGAAGTCGTTCAAACCGTACTGGTTGATGAACTGCAACGCACCGCCGCTCCAGGCCGCGAAACCAATGCCAAAGATCGAGCCCACGTTGGCGTCCGCCGTGGACATCAACACCCCCTCCTCCACGCAACGCACGGTCTCGATGGCCTGGATAAACAGCAAGCGGTCGCGCACATCCTGTGGCGAGATACGTTGGTCGGGCCGTTCAAAGCGGCTTTTCAGCTCTGGCCAAAGGTATTTCTGTCCACCGTTGGGATATTCATAAAAACCGCCCCCCGCCGCCTTGCCCACGCGTTTGTATTCGTTGACCAACAGATCGATCACCGCCGTTGCCGGGTGTGTCGGCACGGCCTTGCCTTCGGCTTGCAGATCCTTGGCCGTCTGCTGCCTTATATGGCTCATCAGGCTGAGGGAAACTTCATCCGACACCGCCAACGGCCCCACCGGCATACCGGCCTTGCGCGCTTCGGTCTCGATCATCGGCGCCGCCACGCCTTCGCCCAACATGGCAATACCTTCGTTGGTGAAGGTGCCAAACACCCTTGAGGTGAAGAACCCACGACTGTCATTGACCACGATCGGGGTTTTCTTGATTTGCAGGACGAAGTCGAAACCTCGCGCCAGGGTTTCGTCGCTGGTGCGCGCGCCCTTGATGATTTCCACCAGGGGCATCTTGTCCACCGGGCTGAAGAAGTGCAGGCCAATGAACTTGCTTTGATCCGGCACCGCCGTGGCCAGGCCGCTGATGGGCAAGGTGGAGGTATTGGAGGCGATCACGGCCTCGGCGCCGACCACGCTTTGCGCCGCAGCAGACACCTTGGCCTTGAGGTCGCGGTCTTCGAACACCGCTTCGATGATCAAATCACAGCCCGCCAGGTCGGCATCGGAGGCCGTAGGATGGATACGCGCCAAGGTGGTTTCCCGCTGTTCGGCGGTCAATTGCCCACGGCTGACCTTCTTGTCCAGTAGCGCCGACGAATGCGCCTTGCCCTTCTCGGCGGCTGCCAGGTTGATGTCCTTGAGCACCACCTCAATGCCTGCGCAGGCACTGACATAGGCGATCCCCGCCCCCATCATCCCAGCGCCCAGCACACCGACTTTGCGCGTGACGTAGGGTGCATACCCTTGCGGCCGTGAACTGCCGGCGTTGATCTCGTTGAGCTGGAACCAAAAGGTGCCCATCATGTTTTTTGCCACTTGCCCGGTTACCAACTCCGTGAAGTAGCGGGTTTCGATCAGGTGCGCGGTGTCAAAGTCCACCTGGGCGCCTTCAACGGCAGCGCAGAGGATTTTCTCCGGTGCGGGGAAACAGCCCTGGGTCTTACTGCGCAAAATCGACGGTGCAATCGCCAGCATCTGCGCGACTTTCGGGCTCGACGGGGTACCGCCGGGGATCGAGTAGGCCTTGTTGTCCCACGGCTGCCTGGCGTCCGGATTGGCCAGGATCCAGGCACGGGATTGGGCCAGCAACGCTTCGCGGTCCGCCGCCAGCTCATTCACCAGCCCGGCTTGCAGCGCCTGCTGCGGCCGTACTTTCTTGCCTTCCAGCAAATACGGCAGGGCCTTTTCCAGCCCCAGCATGCGCACCATGCGCACCACGCCGCCGCCGCCCGGCAGCAGGCCCAGGGTGACTTCCGGCAAGCCTAGCTGCACCGACTTGTCGTCCAGCGCGACACGGTAATGACACGCCAGGCAAATCTCCCAGCCGCCCCCCAGCGCCGCGCCATTGATGGCGGCCACCAGCGGTTTGCCAAGGGTTTCCAGGCGCCGCAGCTGTCCTTTCAACACCAGCACGCTGTCGTAGAATTCCTTGGCGTGAGCCTTGTCGACCTTGATCAGTTCATTCAAGTCGCCACCGGCAAAAAATGTCTTCTTGGCCGAGGTAATCACTACCCCGGCAAGGCTGTCTTTTTCCGCCTCCAGGCGCTCCACCGTGGCCGCCATGGCCTCGCGGTACACGCTGTTCATGGTGTTGGCGCTCTGGCCGGGCATATCGAGGGTCAGCACGACGATGCCGTCCTGGCCTTTTTCGTAACGAATGGCTTGGGTCATGACAGATTCCTTGGGCTCAGAGGCGTTCGATAATGGTGGCGATGCCCATGCCACCGCCGACACACAAAGTGGCCAGGCCATAGCGCTGCTGGCGCACTTCCAGCTCGTCGAGCAGGGTGCCAAGGATCGCGCAGCCGGTGGCGCCCAGCGGGTGGCCCATGGCGATGGAGCCACCGTTCACGTTGACCCGCGCCGCGTCGATGCCCATGTCCTTGATGAACTTGAGCACCACCGAGGCAAACGCTTCGTTGACCTCGAACAGGTCAATGTCCTCAACACGCAGCCCAGCCTTGGCCAGGGCCTTGCGTGTGGCAGGCGCGGGGCCGGTGAGCATGATGGTCGGGTCGGTACTGGTGACCGCCGTCGCGACGATGCGCGCCCGTGGCTGCAGGCCCAGCTCGCGGCCCTTGGCCTCGGAGCCCATCAACATCAGTGCAGCGCCATCGACGATGCCGGAGCTATTGCCGGGCGTATGCACGTGGTGGATGCGCTCCACATGGCTGTAGACCCGCAGCGCGGTGGCGTCGAAGCCCATCTGCCCCATCATTTCAAAACTGGGCTTGAGCTTGCCAAGGCCTTCGAGGGTGGAGTCGCCGCGAATGAATTCGTCATGGTCGAGCAGCACAATGCCGTTCTGGTCCTGCACCGCAATCAGCGACTTATTGAAGGCACCGTCCGCACGGGCCCTGGCCGCTTTTTGCTGCGAATGCAGGGCAAAGGCGTCGACGTCCTCGCGGGTGAAACCTTCCAGGGTAGCGATCAGGTCCGCGCCGATGCCCTGGGGGGTGAAATGGCTGTGCATATTGGTCTGGGGGTCGAGCACCCAGGCGCCGCCGTCGCTGCCCATGGGCACACGGGACATGGACTCTACGCCACCGACCACCACCAGGTCTTCGAAGCCGGAGCGCACCTTCATCGCGCCCAGGTTGACCGCTTCCAGGCCTGAGGCGCAGAAGCGGTTGATCTGCACGCCGGCGACGCTGATGTCCCAGTCCGCCACCAGCGCGGCGGTCTTGGCGATGTCGGCGCCTTGGTCGCCCACGGGGGTCACGCAGCCGAGCACGATGTCGTCGACCTGATGGGTGTCGAGGTCGCTGCGTCGGGCCAGGGCGGTGAGCAAGCCGGCCACCAGGTTCACCGGCTTGACGCTGTGCAAGGCGCCGTCAGGCTTGCCTTTGCCACGGGGCGTGCGTATCGCATCAAAGATCAAAGCTTGGGTCATGACGTCCTCGAACCGCTGTGCATGTGTGCCTCTACCTTAGGCCCGATTGACACGGTTTCAATGACGGATGCGCTCATTGCTTTTGACCCCCTCGCTCGGACGAACGGTAGCCAACGTGGGCAATTACCTGATTAATCGTTTTAGCTGTCTAGCCAAGGCATTGGCGCCAAGATGGCGATATGCCTCATGCCTTTTTAAGCTCAAAAGTTGATTAGCTGATATGAAATGGGTCTAAGCCACGAAGAACGAGGGCTCTAAGGTTCAATCAGTAAGAAGTTGCTGCCGGGTTTTGCTGGAGCAACTGTAAGAAAAGCGACACGTCATCTCGCCATACTGAAATAAAAACCGGCACGCATTTGACGCTCAGGAATAACAACAAAAGGCAGTCAGCCATGTTCAAACATTCGAAAGTACGTCAGGCGGGACTCATTCTGTTCGCCACCACACTGATTCTGATCTTGCCCAACTTAACCAAGGTTATGGGGTGACCCCTCCACGCCCACATTGCGTGCCATCACAGCACAGGGTTTGCAGCTTTTGGCAGCACCTGCCGGGACATTGCGCATAGCGGTCCTGCAGGGGCTGCCTTTTTGCGTGTCGAATTCCGGTATCGTTAGCCTAAATACACCTTTGATTCGAGCCTGCGTCTTGAAACCCATCATCGCCCTCCTCGCCGTGCTGATCACGCTTCCCGCTGCGGCCGCGCAATTGACCATCGAACTCGACCACACCCGCAAGACCTGGCAGACCGCCGACTTGCTCAAGCACCCACAAGCGCAGTCGGTGCAGATCGCTGATGACGTGTCCTACAAGCGCACCATGACCTATCGCGCCGTGCCGCTGGCGGTGCTCCTGCCAGGGTTGAAACCTGAGAGCCACCTGCAAGCCGTTGCCCTTGATGGGTTCGCCGCCGAACTCACGGCTGCGCCGCTGCTGGAGGCCCACGGTGCTCGCGCCTGGCTCGCGGTGGAAGATCCCGCCCAGCCATGGCCTGCGCTGGCCGACGGCAAACCGAGTGCCGGGCCGTTCTACCTGGTGTGGACCGACCCGCAAGCCGGGCACATCAGCCCGGAGCAGTGGCCGTTCCAGATCTCTGGGATTAAACAGTTGAAGACGGTCGCGGAGCGCTTTCCGGCTTTGTTGCCAGATCCAAAACTGGCAGCCAATGACCCGATCAACCAGGGCTTTGTGCTGTTCCAGAAAAACTGCCTGGCTTGCCATCGCCTAAATGGCGCCGGCGATGCGCAGGTGGGGCCAGACCTGAATATCCCCTACAACCCCACCGAGTATTTTGGCGGTGATTTCCTCAAGCGCTATATCCGTGACCCGCAGAGCCTGCGGCATTGGCCACAGGCGAAGATGCCGGCGTTTGCCGCCAGTGTGTTGCCCGACAATGAGCTGGATTTATTGGTGGGGTATTTGAAGCATATGGCCGGGCGCAAGCAACAACCCTGATCTTGACGTTGCCCCTGTAGGAGCCGGCAAGCCGGCGCCTACAGTTGATCCGCGGTGTTCTGGGTTATTGCTGCTGGACAGAAATAACCGGCGTCGGCGCCACGAACACCTTGGCATGCATCTGTTCATACCCGCCGCCACGGCGCATGCCGCGTACCGGGCAGGCGTCGAGGTAGTCCAGCCCCACCGCCAGCTTCAAATGCCGCTCCGGGCGGGCCAGTTGGTTGGTCACGTCAAAGCTGTACCAGGCGTCATCCAGCCAGGCTTCGGCCCAGGCGTGGCTGGCCAGGTGCGTGCTGTCCTCCGAGTACAAATACCCAGACACATACCGCGCCGGAATCCCCAGGCTGCGTGCGCAGGCCAGGAACGCATGGGTATGGTCCTGGCACACGCCTGCACGGCCAGCGAAGGCTTGCGCGGCGCAGGTGTCGACCTCGGTCGCGCCAGGCGTGTAGACCATCGTCTGGCTGAGCGCATGCATCAGGTCGATCAGCGCCGTACGGTCGCGACGCTGATGGCAATGCTGGTCGGCAAACCCGCGCAGGGCTTCATCGGGCTCGGTGAGGCGGGTACAGCGCAGGAATGGGAACGCCGATTGGCTCTCATGCTCGGCCTCGCGCAATTCGTCGATGTCCACCTGGCCACGGGCGCCGATGATAATGGCGTCATGGGGTTCATCCAGGGTCAACACATGCAGGATGTTGCCGAACGGGTCCACCTGGGCGCGCACCGGACGCGGCAGGTCAAGCTGCCAACTCAGTACGTGCTGGCGCTCGCTGTCGTGGGGCGTGAGGCGCAGGTACTGGATGCTGGCGCGCACTTGGTCTTCGTAGTGGTAGGTGGTTTCGTGGCTGATGGAGAGTCTCATGCCGCCTCCAGGTAGGAACTGTAGATGGCGTCGCCCAACTGGCGGACCAAGGGGATAAAGTCGGTCAGCCAGGCGTGCAGGCCTTCCTCAAGGATTTCATCGATGGCGGTGAAGCGCAGGCGCGCATCCATCTCGGCGGCCAGGCGCTGGGCCGGGCGGCCATTGATACCTGGCAGGCTGGCGAGGATCTGGTCGATCTCCTCACTGCAGGCCCGCAGTGAGCGCGGCACATCGGCGCGCAGCAGCAACAACTCGGCGACTTGCCGCGCGCCGGGGGCGTCGCGATAAATCTCGGTGTAGGCCTCGAACGACGACAACGCACGCAGCAAGGCGCTCCATTGATAGTAGGCGTGGGCCGTGCCATCCGTGACTGCTTCAGCACGGTCACCGGCCATTTCGTAGCGGGCGTCCAGCAGGCGCAGGGTGTTGTCGGCACGTTCGATAAAGGTGCCCAGGCGAATGAAGCGGAAGGCATCGTTACGCATGATGGTGCCGTAGGTGGCACCGCGGAACAGATGGGACCGCTCCTTGACCCACTCACAGAACCGGCTCATGCCATAGCGGCTCAGGCCCTGCTGGGCGATGTCGCGAATATCCAGCCAGGTCGCGTTGATGTTTTCCCACATGTCGGCGGTAATCCGCCCACGCACCGCATGGGCGCTGGCCCGCGCCGCGCCGAGGCAGCTGTAGATGCTGGCCGGGTTGGCCGCATCCAGGGCAAAAAAGTGCAACAGGCGCTCGGCGTGCAGTTCGCCGTGGCGTTCGTGGTAATCCTCCAGGGTGCCGGTGATCAACAGCGGCATAGCCAGTTCATGCAGGCCATCACCGCGCCCGTCCTGGGGCATCAGCGACAGCGAATAGCTGACATCGAGCATGCGCGCGAGGTTTTCCGCGCGTTCCAGGTAGCGCGACATCCAGTACAAATCCGAGGCAGTTCTACTCAACATGGCATCAGTCCTCGACCACCCAGGTGTCTTTGGTGCCGCCACCCTGGGACGAGTTGACCACCAGCGAGCCTTCGCGCAATGCCACGCGGGTCAGGCCACCGGGGACCACACGGGTTTCCTTGCCGGACAACACGAACGGGCGCAGGTCGATATGACGTGGCGCAATGCCGTTTTCGACAAAGGTCGGGCAAGTGGATAAACACAGGGTTGGCTGGGCGATATAGGCGTGGGGCTTGGCCTTGATACGCGCACGGAAGGCTTCGATTTCCGCCGCTGTGGACGCGGGGCCGACCAGCATGCCGTAGCCGCCGGAACCCTGGGTTTCCTTGACCACCAGGTCTGGCAGGTTAGCCAATACGTGGGAGAGTTCGTCGGGCTTGCGGCACTGGAATGTAGGAACGTTCTTCAGGATGGGTTCTTCGTCCAGGTAAAAGCGGATCATCTCGGTGACGAAGGGGTACACCGACTTGTCATCCGCCACCCCGGTGCCGATGGCATTGGCCAGCACCACATTGCCGGAGCGATAGGCCGCGAGCAGGCCGGGCACGCCAAGCATGGAATCCGGGTTGAAAGCCAAGGGATCGAGGAAGGCGTCATCCAGGCGACGGTAAATCACGTCCACGGCCTTGGGGCCATCGGTGGTGCGCATGAAGACGCGGTCATCGCGCACGAACAGGTCGGCGCCTTCCACCAGTTCCACGCCCATTTCACGAGCAAGAAAGGCATGCTCAAAGAACGCGCTGTTGAAGCGGCCCGGGGTCAATACCACCACACTGGGGTTGTCCAGGGGGCTGGAGCTTTTCAGGGTGTCCAGCAACAGATTGGGGTAGTGGTCGATGGGCGCGATGCGTTGGGCGGCGAACAGCTCGGGGAACAGGCGCATCATCATCTTGCGGTCTTCAAGCATGTAGCTCACGCCGCTGGGGGTACGCAGGTTGTCTTCCAGCACGTAGTACGTGCCGTCGCCATCGCGTACGAGGTCGACCCCAGAAATGTGGGAATACAGGTCGCGGTGCAGGTCCAGGCCCTGCATCGCCAACTGGTATTGCTCGTTGGCCAGCACCTGTTCGGCGGGAATGATCCCGGCCTTGATGATGCGCTGTTCGTGATACAGGTCGGCGAGAAACATGTTCAGCGCCTTGACGCGCTGGATACAGCCGCGCTCGACAATCCGCCATTCGCTGGCGGGAATGCTGCGCGGGATGGTGTCGAAGGGAATCAGGCGCTCGGTGCCCTGCTCGTCCCCGTACAGGGTGAAAGTGATCCCGGCGCGGTGAAACAGCAAATCGGCTTCGCGCCGGCGTTGAGCCAGCAATTCAGGCGGGGTTTCGGCCAACCAACGGGCGAACTCGCGGTAATGAGGCCGGACCTGCCCTGCCCCATCGTACATTTCATCGTAATAAGTGCGGATCATGCCGAACTCCTTGTCACCCGGGCGCAAGAACCATCGCAAGGCCCGTGCCAGCGGCATAAACACTTAAAAATCAGTGGGTTGAATTACAACCAGAATCCTCTCGCACCGTCCTGGTGCGCAGAATGCCCGGTGCATGGCAGCACGCTTCATCGTAATGCGGGCTTTGCCTATCAACAGCATAGTCAGAGTTGATTTCACTGCCCGCCCAAGTCTGCGGATAATCGGCCCCATCTGCTGAACAGGATGCGTCCTACAGCTTCAGCGAACCGCTCTTCCCTTTAAGCCACCCTCTTGGGTGGTTTTTTTTTGCGCGGTGAATGCGTGGGTGAAAATGTCGACGCTGCACAAACAAAATCGGCCGACCCAAAGGTCAGCCGATACGCTGTGTTGCTCATACATTGCCGCTACATGGGTAACCCACGCACCTCCTGCTTGACGCCCCATCCCTCGATGATCCCGCCCAGCGGCTCGACCACCGCCTCAAAGTCTTGCTCGAAGTCTCCTATGCCGTCGTAGGTGGCAGACATGATTTTGCTCAGCTCCAAGTACCAGGCGCCATCGTCGCGCGCACTGACCTGAGCATTCAGGGA carries:
- a CDS encoding 1-acylglycerol-3-phosphate O-acyltransferase; protein product: MLFLLRMLLMGLHFMLAGVLGVLVGLCRPFNPDNSRLCARLYALPAMWILRLNVKADVDSLRHKSGTCVIIANHQSNYDLFVFGNVVPHRTVCIAKKSLKWVPLFGQLFWLAGNVLIDRGNAHQARRAMLTTTRTLQHEDTSIWVFPEGTRNLGKGLLPFKKGAFHMAIAAGVPIVQVCVSNYVTHMQLNRWNSGDVLIRSLPPIPTTGLTSDDIPALMQACHVQMDECIAQMDRELRAV
- a CDS encoding magnesium and cobalt transport protein CorA — encoded protein: MGRVVAAAVYSAGKKVTDITLDEGAAWAAKPDHFVWIGLEEPDAQELANLQRQFNLHELAIEDALEKHSRPKLETFGDALFIVTYSPVRENGKLEFIETHIFAGNGYIITARNGHSASYGFVRQRCEARPLLLEHGEDFVLYALLDFVTENYQPVSEAIHAEIDELERNVLCSSLSERDIQKIHGLRRDVLRLKRYVAPMVEISQELQKLSFPFIDKNMRPYFRDVQIHVTRQMEDLTTLRDIASQTIEIGVLLEASRQSVVQRKFAAWAAILAFPTAVAGIYGMNFQNMPELQWHYGYFAVLGFIAAGCTGLWASFKRSGWL
- a CDS encoding amidotransferase, whose protein sequence is MSLRVCILETDILRPGLIDQYQGYGQMFKRLFSKQPIPAEFVVYNVVNGEYPSDDEVFDAYLVTGSKADSFGTDPWIQTLKTYLLERYERGDKLLGICFGHQLLALLLGGKTERAGQGWGMGIHDYKLDAKAPWMSPEVEELTLLISHQDQVTTLPENATVIASSAFCPFAAYHIGDQVLCFQGHPEFIHDYSRELLEILQTTLGEKVYTNGVASLERDHHGATVAEWMMRFVAHKPEARV
- a CDS encoding 3-hydroxyacyl-CoA dehydrogenase NAD-binding domain-containing protein, yielding MTQAIRYEKGQDGIVVLTLDMPGQSANTMNSVYREAMAATVERLEAEKDSLAGVVITSAKKTFFAGGDLNELIKVDKAHAKEFYDSVLVLKGQLRRLETLGKPLVAAINGAALGGGWEICLACHYRVALDDKSVQLGLPEVTLGLLPGGGGVVRMVRMLGLEKALPYLLEGKKVRPQQALQAGLVNELAADREALLAQSRAWILANPDARQPWDNKAYSIPGGTPSSPKVAQMLAIAPSILRSKTQGCFPAPEKILCAAVEGAQVDFDTAHLIETRYFTELVTGQVAKNMMGTFWFQLNEINAGSSRPQGYAPYVTRKVGVLGAGMMGAGIAYVSACAGIEVVLKDINLAAAEKGKAHSSALLDKKVSRGQLTAEQRETTLARIHPTASDADLAGCDLIIEAVFEDRDLKAKVSAAAQSVVGAEAVIASNTSTLPISGLATAVPDQSKFIGLHFFSPVDKMPLVEIIKGARTSDETLARGFDFVLQIKKTPIVVNDSRGFFTSRVFGTFTNEGIAMLGEGVAAPMIETEARKAGMPVGPLAVSDEVSLSLMSHIRQQTAKDLQAEGKAVPTHPATAVIDLLVNEYKRVGKAAGGGFYEYPNGGQKYLWPELKSRFERPDQRISPQDVRDRLLFIQAIETVRCVEEGVLMSTADANVGSIFGIGFAAWSGGALQFINQYGLNDFIARARYLAEQYGERFTPPALLLEKAAQGDVFR
- a CDS encoding acetyl-CoA C-acetyltransferase — encoded protein: MTQALIFDAIRTPRGKGKPDGALHSVKPVNLVAGLLTALARRSDLDTHQVDDIVLGCVTPVGDQGADIAKTAALVADWDISVAGVQINRFCASGLEAVNLGAMKVRSGFEDLVVVGGVESMSRVPMGSDGGAWVLDPQTNMHSHFTPQGIGADLIATLEGFTREDVDAFALHSQQKAARARADGAFNKSLIAVQDQNGIVLLDHDEFIRGDSTLEGLGKLKPSFEMMGQMGFDATALRVYSHVERIHHVHTPGNSSGIVDGAALMLMGSEAKGRELGLQPRARIVATAVTSTDPTIMLTGPAPATRKALAKAGLRVEDIDLFEVNEAFASVVLKFIKDMGIDAARVNVNGGSIAMGHPLGATGCAILGTLLDELEVRQQRYGLATLCVGGGMGIATIIERL
- a CDS encoding c-type cytochrome; translation: MKPIIALLAVLITLPAAAAQLTIELDHTRKTWQTADLLKHPQAQSVQIADDVSYKRTMTYRAVPLAVLLPGLKPESHLQAVALDGFAAELTAAPLLEAHGARAWLAVEDPAQPWPALADGKPSAGPFYLVWTDPQAGHISPEQWPFQISGIKQLKTVAERFPALLPDPKLAANDPINQGFVLFQKNCLACHRLNGAGDAQVGPDLNIPYNPTEYFGGDFLKRYIRDPQSLRHWPQAKMPAFAASVLPDNELDLLVGYLKHMAGRKQQP
- a CDS encoding transglutaminase family protein is translated as MRLSISHETTYHYEDQVRASIQYLRLTPHDSERQHVLSWQLDLPRPVRAQVDPFGNILHVLTLDEPHDAIIIGARGQVDIDELREAEHESQSAFPFLRCTRLTEPDEALRGFADQHCHQRRDRTALIDLMHALSQTMVYTPGATEVDTCAAQAFAGRAGVCQDHTHAFLACARSLGIPARYVSGYLYSEDSTHLASHAWAEAWLDDAWYSFDVTNQLARPERHLKLAVGLDYLDACPVRGMRRGGGYEQMHAKVFVAPTPVISVQQQ
- a CDS encoding alpha-E domain-containing protein, with the translated sequence MLSRTASDLYWMSRYLERAENLARMLDVSYSLSLMPQDGRGDGLHELAMPLLITGTLEDYHERHGELHAERLLHFFALDAANPASIYSCLGAARASAHAVRGRITADMWENINATWLDIRDIAQQGLSRYGMSRFCEWVKERSHLFRGATYGTIMRNDAFRFIRLGTFIERADNTLRLLDARYEMAGDRAEAVTDGTAHAYYQWSALLRALSSFEAYTEIYRDAPGARQVAELLLLRADVPRSLRACSEEIDQILASLPGINGRPAQRLAAEMDARLRFTAIDEILEEGLHAWLTDFIPLVRQLGDAIYSSYLEAA
- a CDS encoding circularly permuted type 2 ATP-grasp protein; this translates as MIRTYYDEMYDGAGQVRPHYREFARWLAETPPELLAQRRREADLLFHRAGITFTLYGDEQGTERLIPFDTIPRSIPASEWRIVERGCIQRVKALNMFLADLYHEQRIIKAGIIPAEQVLANEQYQLAMQGLDLHRDLYSHISGVDLVRDGDGTYYVLEDNLRTPSGVSYMLEDRKMMMRLFPELFAAQRIAPIDHYPNLLLDTLKSSSPLDNPSVVVLTPGRFNSAFFEHAFLAREMGVELVEGADLFVRDDRVFMRTTDGPKAVDVIYRRLDDAFLDPLAFNPDSMLGVPGLLAAYRSGNVVLANAIGTGVADDKSVYPFVTEMIRFYLDEEPILKNVPTFQCRKPDELSHVLANLPDLVVKETQGSGGYGMLVGPASTAAEIEAFRARIKAKPHAYIAQPTLCLSTCPTFVENGIAPRHIDLRPFVLSGKETRVVPGGLTRVALREGSLVVNSSQGGGTKDTWVVED
- a CDS encoding ribonuclease E inhibitor RraB, whose translation is MSTAYQEDISTNVLRRMKEGGFDFSRFHPIEFYAIFPDEERARRAAGEFRGESLNAQVSARDDGAWYLELSKIMSATYDGIGDFEQDFEAVVEPLGGIIEGWGVKQEVRGLPM